One part of the Leucobacter triazinivorans genome encodes these proteins:
- a CDS encoding amino acid ABC transporter ATP-binding protein encodes MTATDIADAAQPQRGEALVQIRRVRKSFGAHQVLRDISLEVPAGSVTVLLGPSGSGKSTLLRCVNHLETIDGGRIIVDGELIGYRQAGAKTHEMTPRQIARQRQDIGMVFQRFNLFPHMTALENIMEAPVGVARRSRSVAKSRALELLDRVGLADFAAHYPAQLSGGQQQRVAIARALAMDPKLMLFDEPTSALDPELVGDVLDVMRELARDGMTMIVVTHEIGFARGVADQVVFMDGGVVVEAGAPSEVLDAPQRQRTRNFLDSVK; translated from the coding sequence ATGACCGCGACCGATATCGCAGACGCCGCGCAGCCGCAGCGCGGCGAGGCGCTCGTGCAGATCCGCAGGGTGCGCAAGAGCTTCGGTGCGCACCAGGTGCTGCGCGACATCTCGCTCGAGGTGCCGGCCGGTTCCGTGACGGTGCTGCTCGGGCCCTCGGGGTCGGGCAAATCGACACTGCTGCGCTGCGTCAACCATCTCGAAACCATCGACGGCGGCAGGATCATCGTCGACGGCGAGCTCATCGGCTATCGGCAGGCCGGTGCGAAGACGCACGAGATGACCCCGCGGCAGATCGCGCGGCAGCGGCAGGACATCGGCATGGTGTTCCAGCGATTCAACCTCTTCCCGCACATGACGGCGCTCGAGAACATCATGGAGGCTCCCGTAGGGGTGGCCCGCCGCAGCCGGTCCGTCGCGAAGTCCCGGGCGCTCGAACTGCTCGACCGCGTCGGGCTCGCCGACTTCGCCGCACACTATCCCGCACAGCTCTCGGGCGGTCAGCAGCAGCGGGTCGCGATCGCACGGGCGCTCGCGATGGACCCGAAGCTCATGCTGTTCGACGAGCCCACGTCCGCACTCGATCCCGAGCTCGTCGGCGACGTGCTCGACGTGATGCGCGAGCTCGCCCGCGACGGCATGACGATGATCGTGGTCACCCACGAGATCGGCTTCGCGCGGGGCGTCGCGGATCAGGTCGTCTTCATGGACGGCGGCGTGGTGGTCGAGGCCGGCGCCCCGTCCGAGGTGCTCGACGCGCCGCAGCGCCAGCGCACGCGCAACTTCCTCGACAGCGTGAAGTAG
- a CDS encoding Sir2 family NAD-dependent protein deacetylase, with protein sequence MPRRPEPDADAMRELAALFAHGPVAVLTGAGISTDSGIPDYRGTGAPPRTPMNIAEFMHDVAYRRRFWAGARIGFLRSAGVSPNAGHRALAHLEAAGRIEGVITQNVDDLHRRGGSRTVVELHGNGATIRCVACGRRRTRAEVLANFDQLNPGYAEEHADAALGPDGDARISDPSSVLVPECPDCGGVLRPAVVYFGETVPPEVFAAGETLVHDAGALLLAGTSLAVNTGMRLVHRAERRGIPIAVINRGPTAVDSRDSVRVRIEGGTSETLTDLAEMLS encoded by the coding sequence ATGCCACGACGCCCGGAACCCGACGCCGATGCGATGCGCGAGCTCGCCGCGCTCTTCGCGCACGGGCCCGTCGCCGTGCTGACGGGGGCGGGGATCAGCACGGACTCCGGGATACCCGACTACCGCGGCACGGGCGCGCCCCCGCGCACACCCATGAACATCGCGGAGTTCATGCACGATGTGGCGTACCGACGGCGCTTCTGGGCGGGCGCCCGGATCGGGTTCCTCCGCAGCGCCGGAGTCTCCCCCAACGCCGGGCACCGCGCGCTCGCCCACCTCGAGGCCGCGGGGCGCATCGAGGGGGTGATCACCCAGAACGTCGACGATCTGCACCGTCGCGGGGGCTCGCGCACAGTCGTCGAACTGCACGGCAACGGCGCCACGATCCGCTGCGTCGCCTGCGGCCGACGGCGAACCCGCGCAGAGGTGCTCGCGAACTTCGACCAGCTCAACCCGGGATACGCGGAGGAGCACGCGGACGCGGCCCTCGGCCCGGATGGCGACGCGCGCATCTCGGACCCGTCGAGCGTGCTGGTGCCCGAGTGCCCGGACTGCGGCGGGGTGCTACGGCCGGCCGTCGTCTACTTCGGGGAGACCGTGCCGCCCGAGGTCTTCGCCGCGGGCGAGACGCTCGTGCACGATGCCGGTGCACTGCTGCTGGCGGGCACCTCGCTCGCCGTCAACACCGGCATGCGGCTCGTGCACCGCGCCGAACGGCGCGGGATCCCGATCGCGGTGATCAACCGGGGCCCGACCGCTGTCGACTCCCGCGACTCGGTGCGCGTGCGCATCGAGGGCGGCACGAGCGAGACACTCACCGACCTCGCCGAGATGCTGAGCTGA
- the pyrE gene encoding orotate phosphoribosyltransferase, translating to MTSAREQLIDLITGEAVFHGDFTLTSGKKATYYIDLRKLSLDHRAAPLIGQVMLDLIGDIDGVVAVGGLTMGADPIASAIMHQGVARGEVYDSFVVRKQPKDHGRGRQVEGPDLAGKRVVVVEDTSTTGGSPLQAIEALEKVGAEIAAVAVVVDRQAPAKERIEAAGYEYRYAIGLDDLGLQPQ from the coding sequence ATGACCAGCGCTCGCGAACAGCTCATCGATCTCATCACCGGCGAGGCCGTCTTCCACGGCGACTTCACCCTGACGAGCGGCAAGAAGGCCACCTACTACATCGATCTGCGCAAGCTGAGCCTCGACCACCGCGCGGCCCCCCTCATCGGGCAGGTGATGCTCGACCTCATCGGCGATATCGACGGCGTCGTGGCGGTGGGCGGGCTCACGATGGGCGCCGATCCGATCGCCTCGGCGATCATGCACCAGGGGGTCGCTCGGGGCGAGGTCTACGACTCCTTCGTGGTGCGCAAGCAGCCGAAGGATCACGGCCGCGGCCGTCAGGTCGAGGGGCCGGATCTCGCGGGCAAGCGCGTGGTGGTGGTCGAAGACACGTCGACCACTGGCGGATCCCCGCTGCAGGCGATCGAGGCGCTCGAGAAGGTCGGCGCGGAGATCGCCGCGGTGGCCGTGGTCGTGGATCGCCAGGCCCCCGCGAAGGAGCGCATCGAGGCGGCCGGCTACGAGTACCGCTACGCGATCGGCCTCGACGACCTCGGGCTGCAGCCGCAGTAG
- a CDS encoding ABC transporter substrate-binding protein → MKKTPLTLLASAAALALLLTGCQSAGGDDTASAAGEAGGANLPVGDEIATTVDPALTELLPAEIVEKGRIDIAVDIPFPPMAMYDDANREIGFDPELGRLLGQKLGIDVSLNKQAFDSVIPSLQAGKNDIIMSGMNDTPERQETLSFVNYTHGGFAIAVQQGNEAGIETQRDLCGLTVSVQKATVQGDLLRAMDCGVNVMELPSDLDAQTALRAGKSQAYVADAVVTEYVVATTDDGNAFEIVRDPENPAGFEPVYSGIGVLKDQTELVEAIRSALQALIDEGTYQEVLERNSIGAYAVDSAMVNQGASAS, encoded by the coding sequence ATGAAGAAGACACCGCTCACCCTGCTCGCCTCCGCGGCAGCGCTCGCCCTCCTGCTCACCGGCTGCCAGAGCGCGGGCGGCGACGATACGGCATCCGCCGCAGGGGAGGCCGGCGGAGCGAATCTGCCGGTCGGCGACGAGATCGCCACGACCGTCGATCCCGCGCTCACCGAACTGCTGCCGGCCGAGATCGTGGAGAAGGGGCGCATCGATATCGCCGTCGACATCCCGTTCCCGCCGATGGCGATGTACGACGATGCCAACCGCGAGATCGGCTTCGATCCCGAGCTGGGGCGACTCCTCGGGCAGAAGCTCGGCATCGACGTGTCGCTCAACAAGCAGGCGTTCGACTCCGTGATCCCGTCGCTGCAGGCGGGCAAGAACGACATCATCATGAGCGGTATGAACGATACCCCCGAGCGCCAGGAGACGCTGAGCTTCGTCAACTACACCCACGGCGGCTTCGCCATCGCGGTGCAGCAGGGCAATGAGGCGGGGATCGAGACTCAGCGCGACCTCTGCGGCCTGACGGTGTCGGTGCAGAAGGCCACGGTGCAGGGCGACCTGCTGCGCGCGATGGACTGCGGCGTGAACGTGATGGAGCTGCCGTCGGATCTCGACGCGCAGACGGCGCTGCGCGCGGGCAAGAGCCAGGCCTACGTCGCCGACGCCGTCGTCACCGAGTACGTCGTCGCCACCACCGACGACGGCAACGCCTTCGAGATCGTGCGCGATCCGGAGAATCCCGCCGGCTTCGAGCCGGTGTACAGCGGAATCGGAGTGCTCAAGGACCAGACGGAGCTCGTCGAGGCGATCCGCTCGGCGCTCCAGGCGCTCATCGACGAGGGCACCTACCAGGAGGTGCTCGAGCGCAACAGCATCGGCGCCTACGCGGTCGACTCGGCGATGGTGAACCAGGGGGCGTCGGCATCGTGA
- a CDS encoding amino acid ABC transporter permease, which translates to MGTAATDDDVEAIPLRRPWRYISAVAVLAVVVWFVVAVATNPNLDFGAVGEFLFDARILEGVWLTILITVISMLVSTLLAVVIAAMRLSPNPVLMSVAWFYVWAFRGTPVLVQIVLWGYLGLLFDQIRLGIPLTEVVFWAIDTNTLVTPFIAGLLALTLNQAAYSSEIVRAGMMSVDEGQREAAYSLGMSPLYTFRRVLLPQAMRVIIPPMGNELISMLKNTSLLSVIAVMELYTQAQVISSSNLKQVELLIVVSLWYLFMTSVLSVPQYYLERRFGRGSSRNLPPTPLQRLRAALDRRKPGPPPAPPTNAVEVIGA; encoded by the coding sequence ATGGGCACCGCCGCCACCGATGACGACGTCGAGGCGATCCCGCTCAGACGGCCGTGGCGCTACATCAGTGCCGTGGCGGTCCTCGCGGTCGTCGTCTGGTTCGTCGTCGCCGTCGCCACCAACCCCAACCTCGACTTCGGCGCGGTGGGGGAGTTCCTCTTCGACGCGCGCATCCTCGAGGGCGTCTGGCTCACGATCCTCATCACCGTCATCTCGATGCTCGTCTCGACCCTGCTGGCGGTGGTCATCGCGGCGATGCGCCTGTCGCCGAATCCGGTGCTCATGAGCGTCGCCTGGTTCTACGTGTGGGCGTTCCGCGGCACCCCGGTGCTCGTGCAGATCGTGCTCTGGGGCTATCTCGGGCTGCTCTTCGACCAGATCAGGCTCGGGATCCCGCTCACCGAGGTCGTGTTCTGGGCGATCGACACGAACACCCTCGTCACCCCGTTCATCGCGGGCCTGCTGGCCCTCACGCTGAACCAGGCCGCGTACTCCTCGGAGATCGTGCGCGCGGGCATGATGTCGGTGGACGAGGGCCAGCGTGAAGCGGCGTATTCGCTGGGTATGTCTCCGCTCTACACCTTCCGGCGCGTGCTGCTGCCGCAGGCGATGCGGGTGATCATCCCGCCGATGGGCAACGAGCTGATCTCGATGCTGAAGAACACCTCGCTGCTCTCGGTGATCGCGGTGATGGAGCTCTACACCCAGGCGCAGGTGATCTCCTCGTCCAACCTCAAGCAGGTCGAGCTGCTCATCGTGGTGAGCCTGTGGTACCTCTTCATGACCAGCGTGCTCTCGGTGCCGCAGTACTACCTCGAGCGCCGCTTCGGCCGGGGCAGCTCGCGCAATTTGCCGCCCACGCCGCTCCAGCGGCTGCGCGCGGCGCTCGACAGGCGCAAGCCGGGCCCGCCGCCCGCCCCGCCGACCAACGCCGTGGAGGTGATCGGAGCATGA
- a CDS encoding winged helix-turn-helix domain-containing protein yields MNAVTQALRTARPDLAAALPALSAPERNVPEGTEVRGFALYVGLADDKIAEGDPRLGTIVTRIKQLVAELAPAADTYAAVALAPEGTGGRDVDVVRLALGDPAAHARQKQHEAEAEDRAASGVILDLSRKRVLLDNVPAALTFREFELLQYLVLREGRTISRDELITGLWADAPAEEVPSERTIDVHVRRLRVKLAQYQDIVRTVRGTGYRFDRHADVSILHTAGPSPDAF; encoded by the coding sequence ATGAACGCCGTCACCCAGGCCCTCCGCACCGCCCGCCCCGACCTCGCCGCAGCACTGCCGGCCCTGAGCGCCCCCGAGCGCAACGTGCCCGAGGGCACGGAGGTGCGCGGCTTCGCGCTCTACGTGGGGCTCGCAGACGACAAGATCGCCGAGGGCGACCCGCGACTGGGCACCATTGTCACCCGGATCAAGCAGCTCGTCGCCGAGCTCGCCCCCGCGGCCGACACCTACGCCGCCGTCGCGCTCGCGCCCGAGGGCACCGGAGGCCGCGACGTCGACGTCGTGCGCCTCGCGCTGGGAGATCCGGCGGCGCACGCCCGCCAGAAGCAGCACGAGGCGGAGGCGGAGGATCGCGCCGCCAGCGGGGTGATCCTCGACCTCTCGCGCAAGCGCGTGCTGCTCGACAACGTGCCCGCCGCACTCACCTTCCGCGAGTTCGAACTGCTGCAGTACCTGGTGCTGCGCGAGGGGCGCACCATCAGCCGCGACGAGCTCATCACGGGGCTCTGGGCCGATGCGCCCGCCGAGGAGGTGCCGAGCGAGCGCACCATCGACGTGCACGTGCGGCGCCTGCGCGTGAAACTGGCGCAGTACCAGGACATCGTGCGCACGGTGCGCGGCACCGGATACCGCTTCGACCGGCACGCGGACGTCTCGATCCTGCACACCGCCGGCCCGAGCCCCGACGCGTTCTGA